A single Actinomadura algeriensis DNA region contains:
- a CDS encoding L,D-transpeptidase: protein MRGKKALAMALVLGLATACGGGDGEVTAKKTEPAPPAVTIAPADGNARARPDQGVVVKASGGTLGAVAVTLKGKPVPGALTSDKTTWRSSWTLQPGGSYRVQATATSPEGKTTTATSAFRTSTAVAATRINNVVPSAGETVGTGMPIFIQFTKDVPEQAKPLIEKSIELSSTKPTVGSWRWLDKGHSFNGLPSLVFRPKKPWEPNQEVSLKVHYAGLRIGDDVFGAKDVSRRFKIGDSHVVTINAKTHKLVVKKNGETVRSWGVSLGSGGDVWSDGVDHLLTTSGLHLTMDRSRMERMVSPGKKKGDPGYYDEQVPWATRISNSGEYIHQNTSDPSCLGNRNCSHGCVRSPADDAKWFYHWSYRGDIVNITGTARKLDWWNGWGYWEVPFAKWSNTSDTEPVTTTPLKS from the coding sequence GTGCGAGGCAAGAAGGCCTTGGCCATGGCGCTGGTCCTCGGACTGGCGACGGCGTGCGGCGGCGGGGACGGCGAGGTCACCGCCAAGAAGACCGAGCCCGCACCGCCCGCGGTGACGATCGCACCGGCGGACGGCAACGCGCGCGCCCGTCCCGACCAGGGCGTCGTCGTGAAGGCGTCCGGCGGGACGCTCGGCGCGGTCGCCGTCACGCTCAAGGGGAAGCCGGTCCCGGGGGCCCTCACTTCCGACAAGACGACGTGGCGTTCGTCCTGGACGCTGCAGCCCGGCGGCAGCTACCGGGTGCAGGCGACCGCGACCTCGCCCGAGGGCAAGACGACCACCGCGACCAGCGCCTTCCGCACCAGCACCGCCGTCGCCGCCACCAGGATCAACAACGTGGTGCCGAGCGCCGGGGAGACCGTCGGCACCGGGATGCCGATCTTCATCCAGTTCACCAAGGACGTCCCCGAGCAGGCCAAGCCGCTGATCGAGAAGAGCATCGAGCTGTCGTCCACGAAGCCGACCGTCGGCTCGTGGCGGTGGCTCGACAAGGGCCATTCCTTCAACGGCCTCCCGTCCCTGGTGTTCCGCCCGAAGAAGCCGTGGGAGCCGAACCAGGAGGTGTCCCTGAAGGTCCACTACGCGGGCCTGCGGATCGGCGACGACGTGTTCGGCGCGAAGGACGTCTCCCGCCGCTTCAAGATCGGCGACTCGCACGTCGTCACCATCAACGCCAAGACGCACAAGCTCGTCGTGAAGAAGAACGGCGAGACGGTCCGCAGCTGGGGCGTCAGCCTCGGTTCGGGCGGCGACGTGTGGAGCGACGGCGTCGACCACCTGCTCACCACCAGCGGCCTGCACCTCACCATGGACCGCAGCCGCATGGAGCGGATGGTGTCCCCCGGCAAGAAGAAGGGCGACCCCGGCTACTACGACGAGCAGGTCCCGTGGGCCACCCGCATCTCCAACAGCGGCGAGTACATCCACCAGAACACGTCCGACCCGTCCTGCCTCGGCAACCGCAACTGCAGCCACGGCTGCGTCCGCTCCCCCGCCGACGACGCCAAGTGGTTCTACCACTGGTCCTACCGGGGCGACATCGTCAACATCACCGGGACCGCCCGCAAGCTCGACTGGTGGAACGGCTGGGGCTACTGGGAGGTCCCGTTCGCGAAGTGGTCGAACACCTCCGACACCGAGCCCGTCACCACCACGCCGCTCAAGTCGTGA
- a CDS encoding MlaD family protein, which produces MLTLGTRIKNLVFLVVGLYAVAHVGLNYADLGKYIGLADHYVIEAELGEAGGLAENADVTYRGSSVGRVGELQLTADGVVAELRIDDDAPPLPESTKAVVANRSAIGEQYIDLRPATDSGPYMEAGAVIPRAATSTPPPVTDLLTSLNSLAQSVPTDALRTVVDELGVALAGQGPNLRALLDETRALTDAANANLTPTRTLIDDAETVLRTQNQEAASLKSFGENARLLADQLRESDPAFRDLVDTAPDAATELRDLVRDLDPSMSVLLANLLTTSELLANRTDGLEQLMSELPAAVAAGTSVVHDGRLNFGMVTTFFDPPNCTAGYEGTKYRNGLDTSPGAPLNTAAACTRPPSSGVNVRGSANVPRRPVPEPARAGSVLNAEPDPALPGALALPGLPNRSGPPNGTPDLRALLALPEARP; this is translated from the coding sequence ATGCTCACCCTCGGCACCCGGATCAAGAACCTCGTGTTCCTCGTCGTCGGCCTCTACGCCGTCGCCCACGTCGGCCTCAACTACGCCGACCTCGGCAAGTACATCGGCCTCGCCGACCACTACGTCATCGAGGCCGAACTCGGCGAGGCCGGCGGCCTCGCCGAGAACGCCGACGTCACCTACCGGGGCTCCTCCGTCGGCCGCGTCGGCGAACTCCAGCTCACCGCCGACGGCGTCGTCGCCGAACTCCGCATCGACGACGACGCCCCGCCCCTCCCCGAGAGCACCAAGGCCGTCGTCGCGAACCGCTCCGCCATCGGCGAGCAGTACATCGACCTGCGCCCGGCCACCGACTCCGGCCCGTACATGGAGGCCGGGGCGGTCATCCCGCGCGCCGCCACCAGCACGCCCCCGCCCGTCACGGACCTGCTCACCAGCCTCAACTCGCTCGCCCAGTCCGTCCCGACGGACGCGCTGCGCACCGTCGTCGACGAACTCGGCGTCGCGCTCGCCGGGCAGGGCCCCAACCTGCGGGCCCTCCTCGACGAGACCCGCGCCCTCACCGACGCCGCCAACGCGAACCTCACCCCCACCCGGACCCTCATCGACGACGCCGAGACCGTCCTGCGCACCCAGAACCAGGAGGCCGCGTCCCTCAAGTCGTTCGGCGAGAACGCGCGCCTCCTCGCCGACCAGCTCCGCGAGTCCGACCCCGCGTTCCGCGACCTCGTCGACACCGCCCCCGACGCGGCCACCGAACTCCGCGACCTCGTCCGCGACCTCGACCCCTCGATGAGCGTTCTCCTCGCGAACCTCCTGACGACCTCCGAACTCCTCGCGAACCGCACGGACGGGCTCGAACAGCTCATGTCCGAACTGCCGGCCGCGGTCGCCGCGGGCACCTCGGTCGTCCACGACGGCCGGCTCAACTTCGGAATGGTCACCACCTTCTTCGACCCCCCGAACTGCACCGCCGGGTACGAGGGCACGAAGTACCGCAACGGGCTCGACACGTCCCCGGGCGCCCCGCTGAACACTGCAGCCGCCTGCACGCGGCCCCCGTCGAGCGGCGTGAACGTCCGCGGATCGGCGAACGTCCCGCGCCGCCCCGTCCCCGAACCCGCGCGAGCCGGGTCCGTCCTGAACGCCGAACCCGACCCGGCACTGCCCGGCGCGCTCGCCCTCCCCGGACTGCCGAACCGGTCGGGCCCGCCCAACGGCACCCCGGATCTCCGCGCTCTCCTCGCACTCCCGGAGGCCCGCCCATGA
- a CDS encoding nuclear transport factor 2 family protein, translating into MAVRPVVLGVVAVLLAASGIWARQEAAGLRDDPAVRNTALTDGAATSEVKGAVADMVGRLFSYDHAAPERTNKAVGDFLIGDAVGQYESVFGKVREEAPKREAVLSTRVTDSAVVTLRDGRARLLVFADQQTTRTGDGSSSHAPAMLAVDAVRRDGRWRIDGLDLFG; encoded by the coding sequence ATGGCGGTTCGCCCGGTGGTGCTCGGGGTGGTGGCGGTGCTGCTGGCGGCGTCGGGGATCTGGGCGCGGCAGGAGGCGGCGGGGCTGCGCGACGATCCGGCGGTGCGCAACACCGCGCTCACCGACGGCGCCGCGACGAGCGAGGTGAAGGGCGCGGTCGCCGATATGGTCGGGCGGTTGTTCTCCTACGACCACGCCGCTCCGGAACGCACCAATAAAGCGGTCGGGGATTTCCTGATCGGGGACGCGGTAGGGCAATACGAGAGCGTCTTCGGAAAAGTGCGGGAAGAGGCACCGAAACGCGAGGCGGTGCTGAGCACCCGGGTCACCGACAGTGCCGTTGTCACGCTCCGGGACGGACGCGCGCGCCTGCTCGTGTTCGCCGACCAGCAGACGACCCGCACCGGGGACGGGAGCAGCTCGCACGCTCCCGCGATGCTGGCCGTGGACGCCGTCCGGCGGGACGGCCGCTGGCGCATCGACGGCCTCGACCTGTTCGGGTGA
- a CDS encoding helix-turn-helix domain-containing protein, with translation MVVTGLDVPAFEKVPAWVAERLRARVDRAADELLHELRERGTGPDGGDEERRVRSGIAAALRHFCDLVDDPNAGWGRVQAFYLRVGRHMAREGRDPDETQQALRRSALAVWRTLATVPGGLDLDHAALGLVVDAQFAYMDAVAEVIADGYRGELRDHTAGPRDIDARRRARLLHLLLAEPPADPDRVEALAREARWPRPRTVAAAAARPRGDGAVPPHAAPPGVLADFGAPEPALLFPDAADGARPVLPDELLRDWVVAIGPAVPLAGAARSLRWARETLALAGRGLIPDTGPIRSAEHVPALVISRAGELIDDAAATRLAPLRGIPPARRERLAETLLALLEHNFNAADAGRRLCVHPQTVRYRLRHLQHLFGDDLRDPRRCLELELILRRTLSTC, from the coding sequence ATGGTGGTCACAGGGCTGGACGTGCCGGCCTTCGAGAAGGTCCCGGCGTGGGTCGCGGAGCGGCTGCGGGCGCGCGTGGACCGGGCGGCGGACGAGCTGCTGCACGAGCTGCGCGAGCGCGGAACCGGCCCCGACGGCGGGGACGAGGAGCGCCGGGTGCGGTCGGGTATCGCGGCGGCGCTGCGGCACTTCTGCGACCTGGTCGACGATCCGAACGCCGGCTGGGGCCGGGTGCAGGCGTTCTACCTGCGGGTCGGGCGGCACATGGCGCGCGAGGGCCGCGACCCCGACGAGACCCAGCAGGCGCTGCGCCGGTCCGCGCTCGCCGTGTGGCGCACGCTCGCGACCGTCCCGGGCGGCCTCGACCTGGACCACGCCGCGCTGGGCCTGGTGGTGGACGCCCAGTTCGCCTACATGGACGCGGTCGCCGAGGTCATCGCGGACGGGTACCGCGGCGAGCTGCGCGACCACACCGCCGGGCCCCGCGACATCGACGCCCGGCGCCGCGCCCGGCTGCTGCACCTGCTGCTCGCCGAGCCGCCCGCCGACCCCGACCGGGTCGAGGCGCTGGCCCGGGAGGCCCGCTGGCCGCGGCCCCGCACGGTCGCCGCGGCCGCCGCGCGCCCCCGCGGCGACGGCGCCGTCCCGCCGCACGCGGCGCCGCCCGGGGTGCTCGCCGACTTCGGCGCCCCCGAGCCCGCCCTGCTGTTCCCCGACGCCGCGGACGGCGCCCGCCCCGTCCTGCCGGACGAACTGCTCCGCGACTGGGTCGTCGCGATCGGCCCCGCGGTGCCGCTCGCGGGGGCGGCCCGCTCGCTGCGCTGGGCCCGCGAGACGCTCGCGCTGGCGGGCCGCGGCTTAATTCCCGACACCGGCCCGATCCGCAGCGCCGAGCACGTCCCGGCCCTGGTGATCTCCCGCGCGGGGGAGCTGATCGACGACGCCGCCGCGACCCGGCTCGCGCCGCTGCGCGGCATCCCGCCCGCGCGCCGGGAGCGGCTCGCCGAGACGCTGCTGGCGCTGCTGGAGCACAACTTCAACGCCGCCGACGCCGGACGCCGCCTGTGCGTGCACCCGCAGACCGTCCGGTACCGGCTGCGGCACCTGCAGCACCTCTTCGGCGACGACCTGCGCGACCCGCGCCGTTGCCTGGAGCTGGAGCTGATCCTGCGGCGAACGTTGTCAACATGTTGA
- a CDS encoding MFS transporter: MSEPSSLRRALGLLTIAVGVALIVVDATIATVIVPSVIEDLEIGSVQAQWTQESYAIVFAAFLLLAGHVADIVGARRVFVAGLVAFGATSVLAGAAPDGGLLVAARFLQGAGAAMILPTSLSLLNATFTGPARARAFAVWGSTIGAASALGPVLGGWLTEHASWRWAFGINVPVTVLLCAGAMLFLAPSPRPGGRVDAPGAVLSVLGLGLLAFGLVEGRHYGWGTTIRPLDVLGVTWDGGPSPALVALVLAAALLAAFVHRQVRLVRRGDAGRALMDVRLFSVASFRNGNVVTLIIGVGEFGVLAVLPLWLQFALGYGALEAGLALVPLAAGSFVASGAAFGMPVTPLGQVRLGLALEVAGLVWLGLVAAPDSSWWSIALALFLYGVGVGFATAQVTNVVLADVPPRSAGQASGVQSAFRELGFALGIALLTTMFFTALGTRLRDRLTADGVPAARADAHADAVTDSAGAVIGPLAGRPDTAAIADAARAAMADGVALCAYAAAAFVLLALVATALMPAPRAEPEAVPAEEAAVR, translated from the coding sequence GTGAGTGAACCCTCTTCCCTTCGGCGCGCGCTCGGACTCCTGACGATCGCCGTCGGCGTCGCGCTCATCGTGGTCGACGCCACGATCGCCACCGTGATCGTCCCGTCGGTCATCGAGGACCTCGAGATCGGCTCCGTCCAGGCGCAGTGGACGCAGGAGTCCTACGCCATCGTCTTCGCGGCGTTCCTGCTGCTCGCCGGACACGTCGCGGACATCGTCGGCGCCCGCCGCGTCTTCGTCGCGGGCCTCGTGGCGTTCGGCGCGACCAGCGTGCTCGCCGGCGCCGCCCCGGACGGCGGCCTGCTGGTGGCCGCGCGGTTCCTGCAGGGCGCGGGCGCCGCGATGATCCTGCCCACGTCGCTGTCCCTGCTCAACGCGACCTTCACCGGCCCGGCGCGGGCCCGCGCGTTCGCCGTCTGGGGCTCGACGATCGGCGCCGCGTCGGCGCTCGGCCCGGTCCTCGGCGGCTGGCTCACCGAGCACGCGTCCTGGCGCTGGGCGTTCGGGATCAACGTGCCCGTCACCGTGCTGCTCTGCGCGGGGGCGATGCTGTTCCTCGCGCCGTCGCCCCGGCCCGGCGGACGCGTCGACGCCCCGGGCGCCGTCCTGTCGGTGCTCGGCCTCGGGCTGCTCGCGTTCGGGCTCGTCGAGGGCCGCCACTACGGGTGGGGCACGACCATCCGGCCCCTGGACGTCCTCGGCGTGACCTGGGACGGCGGCCCGTCGCCCGCCCTCGTCGCGCTCGTCCTGGCGGCGGCGCTGCTGGCCGCGTTCGTCCACCGGCAGGTCCGGCTGGTGCGGCGCGGCGACGCCGGGCGGGCGCTGATGGACGTGCGGCTGTTCTCCGTCGCGTCCTTCCGCAACGGCAACGTCGTCACGCTGATCATCGGGGTCGGCGAGTTCGGCGTGCTGGCGGTGCTGCCGCTGTGGCTGCAGTTCGCCCTCGGGTACGGGGCGCTGGAGGCGGGGCTCGCGCTCGTCCCGCTGGCGGCGGGCAGCTTCGTCGCGAGCGGCGCCGCGTTCGGCATGCCCGTCACCCCGCTCGGGCAGGTGCGGCTGGGGCTGGCGCTGGAGGTCGCCGGGCTCGTGTGGCTCGGGCTCGTCGCGGCCCCGGACAGCTCGTGGTGGTCGATCGCGCTCGCCCTGTTCCTCTACGGCGTCGGCGTCGGGTTCGCGACGGCGCAGGTCACGAACGTCGTGCTCGCGGACGTCCCGCCGCGCAGCGCGGGCCAGGCGTCCGGCGTGCAGAGCGCGTTCCGGGAGCTGGGGTTCGCCCTCGGCATCGCGCTGCTGACCACGATGTTCTTCACCGCCCTCGGCACCCGGCTCCGCGACCGGCTCACCGCGGACGGCGTTCCGGCCGCGCGGGCCGACGCCCACGCGGACGCCGTCACCGACAGCGCGGGAGCCGTGATCGGCCCGCTCGCCGGACGGCCCGACACGGCCGCCATCGCGGACGCGGCGCGGGCCGCGATGGCCGACGGCGTCGCACTGTGCGCGTACGCCGCCGCGGCGTTCGTCCTCCTCGCGCTCGTCGCGACCGCGCTGATGCCCGCGCCGCGCGCCGAGCCGGAGGCCGTCCCCGCGGAGGAGGCCGCGGTCAGGTAG
- a CDS encoding NAD(P)/FAD-dependent oxidoreductase, translating into MVDSAGPRRVAVVGAGMVGLSTAWFLQDRGVEVTVFDRTGVAAGASWGNAGWLTPGLATPLPEPAVLKYGVRAVLSPSSPVYVPPSANPRLLRFLAGFARNSTMARWRRAMESLVPINGLALPSFDALVDGGVEAETRDAPAFVAAYRTAAERRVLLEEIEHIRAAGQALEYEALDGDDARKLEPLLSERVGAAIVLRGQRFVDPGRFVHALADAVRARGGEIRTGTDVDAMQDGARGVAVRAGGRVEVFDAVVVASGVWLGDLARRFGVRSIVQAGRGYSFSVPVERAPSGPVYLPAQRVACTPLGDRLRVAGMMEFRRPDASLDLRRVRAIVEAARPMLDGAVLDDRRDEWVGSRPCTRDGLPLIGATRSPRVFVGGGHGMWGITLGPATGRLLAETITTGRRPAALAPFDPLR; encoded by the coding sequence ATGGTCGACTCCGCTGGTCCGCGCCGTGTCGCCGTCGTCGGCGCAGGCATGGTCGGCCTGTCCACCGCGTGGTTCCTGCAGGACCGCGGCGTCGAGGTCACCGTGTTCGACCGGACGGGCGTCGCCGCGGGGGCGTCGTGGGGGAACGCGGGCTGGCTGACGCCGGGCCTGGCGACGCCGCTGCCGGAACCGGCCGTCCTCAAGTACGGGGTGCGCGCGGTGCTGAGCCCGTCGTCGCCGGTCTACGTGCCGCCGAGCGCGAACCCGAGGCTGCTGCGGTTCCTCGCGGGGTTCGCGCGCAACAGCACGATGGCGCGGTGGCGGCGCGCGATGGAGTCGCTGGTGCCGATCAACGGGCTGGCGCTGCCGAGCTTCGACGCGCTGGTCGACGGCGGGGTCGAGGCGGAGACGCGGGACGCGCCCGCGTTCGTCGCCGCGTACCGGACGGCGGCGGAGCGCCGCGTCCTGCTGGAGGAGATCGAGCACATCCGCGCGGCGGGCCAGGCCCTCGAGTACGAGGCGCTCGACGGTGACGACGCCCGCAAGCTGGAGCCGCTGCTGTCGGAGCGGGTGGGCGCGGCGATCGTGCTGCGCGGCCAGCGGTTCGTCGATCCCGGACGGTTCGTGCACGCCCTCGCCGACGCGGTGCGGGCGCGCGGCGGCGAGATCCGCACCGGGACGGACGTCGACGCGATGCAGGACGGCGCGCGGGGCGTCGCCGTCCGCGCCGGGGGGCGGGTCGAGGTGTTCGACGCCGTGGTGGTCGCGAGCGGGGTGTGGCTCGGCGACCTCGCGCGGCGGTTCGGCGTCCGCTCGATCGTGCAGGCCGGGCGGGGTTACAGCTTCAGCGTGCCGGTGGAGCGGGCGCCGTCCGGCCCGGTGTACCTGCCGGCGCAGCGGGTGGCGTGCACGCCGCTGGGCGACCGGCTGCGCGTCGCCGGGATGATGGAGTTCCGCCGCCCGGACGCGTCCCTCGACCTCCGCCGGGTGCGGGCGATCGTCGAGGCGGCGCGGCCGATGCTGGACGGTGCCGTCCTGGACGACCGGCGGGACGAGTGGGTCGGGTCGCGCCCGTGCACGCGGGACGGCCTGCCGCTGATCGGCGCGACCCGCTCGCCGCGCGTGTTCGTGGGCGGCGGGCACGGGATGTGGGGCATCACGCTCGGCCCGGCGACGGGCCGGCTGCTGGCGGAGACGATCACGACGGGCCGCCGTCCGGCCGCACTGGCCCCCTTCGACCCGCTGCGCTGA
- a CDS encoding helix-turn-helix domain-containing protein produces the protein MGGDRPPVRLARVLTDLDGTLYTVLAEGTAPGSPPWLRDALARVRAHDPGLYATIGGPARSAAELPRSRAEAAELDELVTSGRIAAPGVAALEDAWDAVVVERARKAIGPGVPGGPVEALRDHDRARGTALAATLAAWLDHFGDPKGAAAELRIHPNTLRYRLRRMAEVTPLDLASPQVRLALRLQLAALPTT, from the coding sequence GTGGGAGGCGATCGCCCGCCGGTTCGGCTGGCGCGGGTCCTCACCGACCTCGACGGCACCCTCTACACCGTCCTCGCCGAGGGCACCGCCCCCGGTTCGCCGCCGTGGCTGCGCGACGCGCTCGCCCGCGTCCGCGCGCACGACCCCGGCCTCTACGCGACGATCGGCGGCCCGGCCCGGTCCGCGGCCGAACTCCCCCGCTCCCGCGCCGAGGCCGCCGAACTCGACGAACTCGTCACGTCCGGGCGGATCGCCGCACCGGGCGTCGCCGCGCTGGAGGACGCGTGGGACGCCGTCGTGGTCGAACGCGCGCGGAAGGCGATCGGCCCCGGCGTCCCCGGTGGCCCCGTCGAGGCCCTCCGCGACCACGACAGGGCGCGCGGCACGGCGCTCGCCGCGACCCTCGCCGCCTGGCTCGACCACTTCGGCGACCCGAAGGGCGCGGCCGCCGAACTCCGGATCCACCCGAACACGCTCCGGTACCGCCTGCGCCGCATGGCCGAGGTGACCCCGCTCGACCTCGCATCGCCCCAGGTCCGCCTGGCCCTACGCCTCCAACTGGCCGCCCTCCCGACCACCTGA
- a CDS encoding FAD-dependent oxidoreductase, whose translation MTRKAFDFDVIVVGSGFGGSVAALRLAEKGYRVAVLEAGRRFDEETLPKTSWRLRKYLWMPRLGLHGIQRMHRVGGKAGVLVLAGAGVGGGSLVYANTLYEPPRPFFVDKAWGHITDWQDELKPHYDQARRMLGVVTNPLVTPADEAIKRVADRMGAGDTYHPTPVGVFFGKEAGAKHDDPYFGGAGPERTTCTACGSCMIGCRVGAKNMLTKNYLYLAEKAGVRVIPDTTVVGLDPVESGGHRVTIQRTGFLRRHRRTLTAEHVVLAAGTHGTQTLLHRMRDAGRLPHLSARLGELTRTNSEALLGAERMTVWHRGEHVDHGTGLAITSSFHPDDKTHIEPTRYGTGNNLMGFIRTLLVDGGGRTPRWLKFLGQAARHPTIILRGLSLKDWANRTVIALVMQTADNSITVTEKRGRLVARQGEGEPNPTWIPIAHKAVRMLAEELDATPGGTWFDLFNIPTTAHFIGGCVIGETPGDGVIDPYHRVHGHPGLHIVDGSAVTANLGVNPSLTITAQAERAMSLWPNRGEKDPRPAPGEPYRRVDRVAPHAPSVPSGAPAALRLP comes from the coding sequence ATGACCCGCAAGGCGTTCGACTTCGACGTCATCGTCGTCGGTTCCGGATTCGGCGGCAGCGTCGCGGCGCTGCGGCTCGCCGAGAAGGGGTACCGGGTCGCGGTCCTGGAGGCGGGCCGCCGGTTCGACGAGGAAACGCTGCCCAAGACGTCGTGGCGGCTCCGCAAGTACCTGTGGATGCCGCGCCTCGGCCTGCACGGCATCCAGCGGATGCACCGCGTCGGGGGGAAGGCGGGCGTGCTCGTCCTCGCGGGCGCGGGCGTCGGCGGCGGCTCGCTCGTCTACGCCAACACGCTGTACGAGCCGCCGCGCCCGTTCTTCGTCGACAAGGCGTGGGGCCACATCACCGACTGGCAGGACGAGCTGAAGCCGCACTACGACCAGGCCCGCCGGATGCTCGGCGTCGTGACGAACCCGCTGGTCACACCCGCGGACGAGGCGATCAAGCGGGTCGCGGACCGGATGGGCGCCGGCGACACCTACCATCCGACGCCGGTCGGCGTGTTCTTCGGGAAAGAGGCCGGGGCCAAGCACGACGACCCGTACTTCGGCGGCGCGGGCCCCGAGCGCACAACGTGCACCGCGTGCGGCTCCTGCATGATCGGCTGCCGGGTCGGCGCGAAGAACATGCTCACGAAGAACTACCTGTACCTGGCGGAGAAGGCGGGCGTCCGGGTCATCCCGGACACCACGGTGGTGGGGCTCGACCCGGTCGAATCGGGCGGCCACCGGGTGACGATCCAGCGCACCGGGTTCCTGCGCCGCCACCGCCGGACGCTCACCGCGGAGCACGTCGTCCTCGCCGCCGGGACCCACGGCACCCAGACCCTGCTGCACCGGATGCGCGACGCCGGCCGCCTCCCGCACCTGTCCGCGCGCCTCGGCGAGCTGACCCGGACGAACTCCGAGGCGCTCCTCGGCGCCGAACGCATGACCGTCTGGCACCGCGGCGAGCACGTCGACCACGGCACCGGCCTCGCCATCACGTCGTCGTTCCACCCGGACGACAAGACCCACATCGAGCCCACCCGCTACGGCACCGGCAACAACCTGATGGGGTTCATCCGGACGCTCCTCGTCGACGGCGGCGGGCGGACGCCGCGGTGGCTGAAGTTCCTCGGCCAGGCCGCGCGCCACCCGACGATCATCCTGCGGGGCCTCTCCCTCAAGGACTGGGCGAACCGCACGGTGATCGCCCTCGTCATGCAGACCGCCGACAACTCCATCACCGTCACCGAGAAGCGCGGACGGCTCGTCGCCCGGCAGGGCGAGGGCGAGCCGAACCCCACGTGGATCCCCATCGCGCACAAGGCCGTCCGGATGCTCGCCGAGGAACTCGACGCGACTCCCGGCGGGACGTGGTTCGACCTGTTCAACATCCCGACGACGGCCCACTTCATCGGCGGCTGCGTCATCGGCGAGACCCCCGGCGACGGCGTCATCGACCCCTACCACCGCGTCCACGGCCACCCCGGCCTGCACATCGTGGACGGCTCCGCCGTCACCGCGAACCTCGGCGTGAACCCGTCCCTGACGATCACCGCGCAGGCCGAGCGCGCGATGTCGCTCTGGCCGAACCGCGGCGAGAAGGACCCCCGCCCCGCGCCCGGCGAACCGTACCGCCGCGTCGACCGCGTCGCGCCGCACGCGCCGTCCGTCCCGTCCGGGGCCCCCGCCGCCCTCCGCCTGCCCTAG
- a CDS encoding MarR family winged helix-turn-helix transcriptional regulator has product MERNGVAEQRERLVEGLRAYGAEFTELGRRFATVLGVHATDAFALLEIATAEQRGAPLSPARLGRRIALSSGAMTALLDRLEEAGHLTRTREGPDRRMVTLRIHDRARRLADDFFAPVNARQDAVLHDYPPEVLAEFEHLIARLRTAMDADAE; this is encoded by the coding sequence GTGGAACGCAACGGCGTCGCCGAACAGCGCGAACGCTTGGTCGAAGGGCTGCGGGCCTACGGCGCGGAATTCACCGAACTGGGCCGCCGGTTCGCCACCGTGCTCGGCGTGCACGCCACCGACGCGTTCGCCCTCCTGGAGATCGCGACCGCCGAACAACGCGGCGCCCCGCTCTCCCCCGCGCGCCTCGGACGCCGCATCGCGCTGTCGTCCGGCGCCATGACCGCCCTGCTCGACCGGCTGGAGGAGGCGGGACACCTCACCCGCACCCGCGAGGGGCCGGACCGGCGGATGGTCACGCTGCGCATCCACGACCGGGCGAGACGGCTCGCGGACGACTTCTTCGCCCCCGTCAACGCGCGCCAGGACGCCGTCCTGCACGACTACCCGCCCGAAGTGCTCGCCGAGTTCGAGCACCTCATCGCCCGGCTCCGGACCGCCATGGACGCGGACGCCGAATGA